ATTCGAATGCCTGCGAAGTTTATAGTTCATGCGAAGTTAATAGATCCTGCGAACAAGAAATAAGGGAGAACTAGAAAAACTTCAGAGATGAGATGAATGGAGGAGTAGCACATGAGGAGATAAAATACCAGTTCCATGGAGGAGTAGCATATGAGGAGATAAAATACCAATTTCAAGACAGTTAGCATCATGCAAAAGAATCGCATCCCACTTATCACACAAAAGCATACAGTACCCAGATTAGCACGGAGAAATCCAATTATGCGAAGAATACCCAGACGGAGCTCATAACATTGATACCTTCAATCAACCAACTAAGAAGTACAGAAAAATAGCACGACCCAAAAGGGAGGTATAGCCAGCAAAGGAGGAATATCAAGCAATTTAATGATCAAACGAAAATGAAAGCATTACTTCATACAAAAATTCGCTCAAGGACAACGATCAGTGGAGGAAAAGACGAAAACTTAAAAACTCAACTCAACAGGGGAAGCACGACATATTATAAGGCTGCAGCATACAAACTCAACGGCTCCAACAGCATCAACTTACAACCTCAGTAAAATCGAGAAGGATACCAGAGTACAAACTTATCATCGCATAAAGACGTCGACAATGTGAAAGATAAACCCATGAAGAAACTATCTGTATAACAACCCGTTAGCATCGCATGAAGTAAAGAAAAGATTAAAGACGAAGTTTCCGTGAGGAATAATCAGCACCAACTCATATCTTAGAGCAGATATTCGCGCAGAAACTAGAGGGCCAAAGACAAACTATTTGTTGGTGAAATACAAAGGACGAGCACAAAGAATAAGATGTGTGAATGTTACCGCACCAAGACGAACAGGAATTCGCACAGATGGTCGAGGGCTTAGTTAACAAGATTGATGTCACGCGATCAATTCTCACCCTACTCATATTTTTCACACGGAACAGCAAGGAACGATAACAGGAGAATAAGTTGTGCGAATTACACTTTTCAGTCACAAACAGAAAGCTGGACCAGTTTGTTAAATGGTCACCTGCGAAAGTTTATGAGCTTGAAGTCGCACGTTCGAATCTCCTAGCACGAGGTCAAGTTAAAATAAGTGTGCATTTATTTTGCACAAAAGAAGATGCACGGATGGTTAAACAAGAAATATGCAAGCGACAAATTCAGTACCCAAATCCTACCTCCTacacatattttgcataatttttctAAAAAGAGGTTATCATCGCAGAAGAAAAGAGGCCAAAGctaaaataagaccttaatacaAGGCAACAAAATATATAACCACAGTAAGACCTTATAAGAAAAGGCAacaaaaatgatatttattatcagattggctaggaatccgaatgtggcgtgcatCCTAGTTCTCTtatatgcaagaggcaatatagtaagacctatcACACATCATAGTCTGAAAGACttagaaggcatgactcaagggaagggtacaccgaccccggaactttAATTGTGGAGTtcatttggggtgagaattaaacgataatgccgatccgggagagataccttaaactttcagtctaagataataatcttagattgagaaacTAAGGTGAGAAAAGCTCTCTTAatgagtgcagaaactcgatcagggcgccgaggtacacggttgagtcaagagtgtcaggggcgtctgaagataccttgccactcttgacaagtcctgactatgatgcactcggtcctaaGATACCCCATTTAGGGTGTAATCTCGCTGCCATGAACCCTAGaggtagtgtatgcgagattacgaaaacaactggttgttgaaagGCCGGATGGGAAGcgccataatcttaacccgatagaggcaagcttccttgaaggggcaatcagggggaagataaggacgacaccctccattagggagatgaattgtgtcaaaagtcgacaatgtcatggggcttctacTCACGGGAGTACCTAGGCCTGTCGCATAGAtgtatcctgaagaggcaataataccaGAGAtgataaggcaagatcaatgggtcattgcatgaaagtgtaaagacggCCTACGATTTTACCGCCcagaggcaaaaataagacctttacttaagaaggcgcaataagacctccagagaaaaagaaaaataaatttatttaactAAATATTTGTTTTGCAGGATATCCGAAAAAGGAGTAGCAAAAATAAGTTCGCACATGAGCAGAAAAATCTTTCAGCAAAATAAGACTTCATAAAATATAGAACAAAAGTTAATATTGTTTTGCAGGAATTGATAAAGAGCGGGTAGGCTGCGAAGAAGACCGCATAGTAAATGTGATTGAGGCAAAGCCGAAGACGTAAGGAAAAAGAAGCAACAATACAATGCGATTCGATGAACTAAGGATGGACAAGGAACAAAGGTAAGTAACTTAACATTATCTATACATTACATAACATAAGCATCGCATACGGATTCATGGCATAAGCATCTCATACACATTTCATCGCATAAGTGTTTTCTCTCAATAATTTCGCATAAGTAATTTGAAGACATTATACTCAAAGAAGAAAGACGTGAAGATCAATTCACTCATCCAACACTTTCTCAAGAGTTCTTCCCTCATAGATAAAAAACAGAGGCAACGATggattattaaaaaaatattttttgttctttatcttttcggtcagaatcatttccaaagaagACGCTCATTCATAAGAAGAATTCTCACCAACAATGGAGTAAGAGAAATAAAAGACATGAAATAGGAAtcacatcaaaaaaaaattcgcATGATTGATTCGCAatgcttcttatatttcgaggattagtacttcttatacttcttcaaagacACTTCATACTttatacttcttatacttcttcaaggatacttcatatttCGCATACTCCAAGGAATGATACTTCATATATAATTCTTATAGCttcagaacttcacaaaagaatagaggcaagtacgtacttttcaagaaaagtattctttcgcgtagttccttcaacaacaaagatcaaagactactctaACATCACACATCTCGCACCAACGACTACAACAAGTTAGATTTTTCCTTGAAGATCACTCTCCAAgcgatattcaagaaaaaagaggcaaaatgtgAGAGCGAAATATCGCACTACATTTGTTAGTGTGCGACATTTACATTTCCTTAGTGAGCGAGAGGATCCAATGTTAGTGTGTGATGGTGTCGCATGGAAAATCCGTAAATAGGGGACATATTAGCTGTACCCCACTACatgtgagctgtcatccactatgaaaatacctatataaagagaaagtcagagagagagagaaaacaagtttagaattattattattagtattatctccttcttcttcctccataaaaaactagagctccaaatactcattatggagtctcaattgtaattcatatgtaatttctataatcatagtgaagaaccctaaccccgtggatatagatcaaattgatcgaaccacgtaaattttgTGTccatctttacaattttagcacttTAATCtttatcttgattatgaaaaataCTTAGATCTAGAAAAGTATATGGGGGTGTGTCGTAGGATTTCCTACATCTACAATCTTCTTATCTTAGCTCTTGTGCGCCTGAATCCTTTTCATGTCCTCTTACTCCTGAAATGTCAACCTCAGTTAGAAGCCCAGCCATGTAGctttcttttacttcttcttgtgTAAGCTGTAAAGTTGACAAAACCacaatctgcaaaaaaaaaaaaaaaaaaaaaaaaagtccagaTTAACTTCAGATTATTTGATTAACACTATAACATGCCAAGGGAGAAAAGAGATTTCCTCACATCTACACATCTCAAGTCTGCGCGGATTTGTTCATGTGATGGTGCGTTGTTTCGGATTGAGGCATTTCCATGTGCAAGATACGAGGGTGAAGGGCCTGGGGGGAATTTTTGTTTTCGATGGTGTATTTCTGTTTCAAACTTGGTATGCTTTCGAGAATCCAACCCTGTCgagatcaaaaaaataataataaatactcTATTGGGAAATTTGGATTTATACTCATCATCAACTGGAGTTGTTATCCGTACCTGGAAAACATGTGGGAATCCGTTCAGCTGATGTCCCAGTTTGCCTTTGGCTCTGATGAGAGAATCTCTTGTCACTTTGTAAAACAGCTTTCCCCAAGGATGGCTGTTTACCTCCTCGAGGTTGTCAACTAGAAGGAATCGACCATTATTAATGCTCCTCCTCGTATCATGACCTGTAATCGCACCTTCAACGATAAAAAGCAAGCCTAACTTCAGTTTATCCTCATTGTCTTCTTCCAGTTCACGGAATTTCCCTATTAAATCTTCCAGCTTAACACATTTCTGACCGGGAAAATAGGCTTCCATGAGACGTATCTCTTTAGGCTTCTGCACTATTTTATCAGTCCCCTGAAACTTTAAACCTGACATCATTGCGAAAACATATCTCCTGACTGCCAATGACAAAAGACATGGCATCCTCCTCCTCCTTGTCCTTTCTCTTCAGCAGTATATTGTGGACGAGATGTGGAAAGAACGTAACTATTGGCAAGTTTATGAAATGCCCAAAGCAACTCTTTTCGAAACGTTTAAGAATTTCACCATGTAGTTGTTCTATGCAGTCTTTGATAAACTTGGGTGTTGAACCACAATGTACCTTTCTAGCGGGTTCGCACCTCCTGCAGTAGACAGTAAGAAGTGTATTCAGTCTCGACAAACAATGTTATCCCCCAAAAATCTCAAAAGACTCAGTTTCATCAAGTATGTTAAATGTAAACCAAAAGATACAGAAATAAAGCCCTAGATTATTTAACCATAATCCCAAACCagcaaaataacaaaataaaaaaaaacaacgtAGTCACAGGCAACATACAGAGGAGCACCAACAGTACCAGGACCGCGTCTAGTTTGCTGCTTCTTTGGAGCCTCCTTCCCTCTGGTTGACAGTAGACTTACCACGAGCCATCTGTAACAATAACAACATGCAACATCAAATCTCTTTTCCGTCAGCAATCATTCAAGCCATGAAATTCAATTCcatttccatttttttcttctaataatCACATATACCTAACGTTTCAAGAACTGGACAACTTGAAAAGAGTCTTTTAGATAACTCTGCATTGGAGATTGATAACCCACAAAGAGTCTTTTAGATAACTCTGCATTGGAGATTGATAACCCAACCAAGTACATTGCTTTAAGCTGAGGTAAACTCATTGAATTTGGTAGAATGATATCTGCATATTTGCCCCTACCAAACATTTCTATTGCCAACTTTTTCAGTGATTTACAGTTCAGGAGACGGCTAGGAATTTCATATGCCGAATTATGACGCTGAGTGATTGATATATTTAAATCTTGAACATTATAATCAACGGCATGAAGGCACCATCTATTAACATGCACAGCCACTGAATCATGAAATGCAGCGTTCTCCCAATGCACACATAAATCTGTCTTTGCGGCGAAAAATGAATACCATGTCTACAAACATTACAAAACTATATGCTCTGTCATTCGAAAATGAACTCCGATTGAAATCTAGAGAAGGGAGAGATTTCCAAATATTAATCCATCGTTTCCACAAAACACTAGTCTGGACAGCATATTGAAAGATATGATATGGTGAATTAGGTTATCATGTAACCTACTGATTCTATCTTCCCCATTAAAATACGGGGATGCATTTTTTGTTTCTTCCATTGTTACCTAAGCAGGAAATTAAACCTTAAAGAAAACCCCCCAAATCATTTGTTTGGAACCCTAATCTCCAATTTTGCAATGAACGAATCCCACTCTGAGCacaaacaaaaaccctaaatctCCAATTTCGCAGAGAATTATTTATTCTTTGTACCTATTGAGGGTTAAAATGGCTGATCGGATCGAGTGTAATTGCTTTTTACCTTAAACTCCAAATTTGAAGTCTCATAGTGAAAACCCCACCAAATTTTTAACTCTATAAACATGTAGAAATGGGTGATGTTTTGTGCATTCTTCAATGAATTTGGGTGTTGAACCGCATTGTACCCTTGCGGGTTCGCACGTACTGCAGTAGACAGCAAGAAGTGTATTCAGTCTCGACAAACAAAAGTTATCatgttttcccccaaaattcTCAAAAGACTCAGTTTCATCAAGTGTTAAATGTAAAccaaaagatatagaaataaagCCCTGGATTATTTCACCATAATCCCAAACCagcaaaataacaaaataaaaaagaacatAGTCACGAGCAACATACTGAGGAGCACCAACAGTACCAGGACCGCGCACAAATTGCTGCTTCTTTGGTGCCTCCTTCCCTCCGGTAGACTTACCACGAGCCATCTGTAAGAATAACAACATGCAGCAATTGttggaacatgtaatttgtaataGTCAACAATGGTCTAGATAATTATAAAGAAGTGTAGAAAAAAAGTACTCTAGAATATACTAGAGTTAGAGTTTCCAAAAGTCAGTTAAGACTTGGCTAGAATTTGCTAGGACAAGTAAGGTCAAATGAATGTTCTAGATAAGAAAAAactagagagaactagagaacaTACGGTTGTACAAGAAAGTGTACTTAGGGATGTGTTGTAAAGAACATTCTAGATAAGAAAAGTCTAGATTAAACTTGAGTATCCAATGACGTTTatgtaagcctataaataggcatttcATGTATCATTTGTAAGCAAGCAAGAAGATTAAATTCAATAGAAGAGAAAACTCGAAGTTACAAATCCTTGCTTCCACCTTCACTACTAGAGTTCTAGGAGCTCTATACGAGCAACACCACTATGCTCGTATATCTCCACAAATATCACTGAAGTTAAAAATATAAGAATTTCCAACATCGTATCAAAGTTTCAAAATATTTCaatttctaacatggtatcagagcgggttcGATCCAAATGGGCGCTAAAGTTTCCGCTACAAGTTGAAGGTGATAATTCCGCACAATAGAAGACGCAAGGTACGTCTCAACTATCCAAGTTCACTACTTATTTTACAACCCCCAATATAATCTAGTTATCACCCAATTCTAAGtttagaaaaatataaaaaaaacataGCGGCTCGTGAAGTTGAAGTAGTTCTTAGAAATGATAAGTCTCCATATAACATAAAATACAAGTAAGAAATGTATAAGTTTCACCTCCTtccattaaagaaaaataaataacaaaaataagaagaGAAGTTTCCATCCTCGCAGGAGATGCACCAAAGAGTGCACTTCTAAAGAAAATTTGAGGGAAGAGCATCAAAGAAATGCCTCCTCAAATAACAGAGATGGAAAAAATGAGAGTCATCCTGTAAAAATATTCTACTCATAAAGTTGAGTGGGCGGAACTTCTGAACCTACGATGGTCAAGTTTCGTGAAAGGCGAGAAACATCAACAGAAGGCAAAGCCTCTGAATTTAAGACTGTCAAGTTCGGTCCAAAccgtgaaggagaaggagataaTTGGCACAAGACAGAGGCTCTGAATCTACAAGGAACAGGCTGCGAAAATGCCAGGTCAACAAAGAAGATCTAAAACAAGATATGGAGACACTACGAAGGCGAGCTGGTTTCAATGTGACTACAAGTCCGAAATGAATACACTACGAGCAAGAGAAGCCAAGAGCTATCAAGAGATTGGGTGAAGAACAAATTGGACGCTAAGCCAATtacaaattaagagggggtgttggAACATGTAATTTATAATAGTCAACAATGGTCTAGATAATTATGAAGAAGTGTAGAAAAAAAGTACTCTAGAATATACTAGAGTTAGAGTTTCCAAAAGTCAGTTAAGACTTGGCTAGAATTTGCTAGGACAAGTAAGGTCAAATGAATGTTCTAGATAAGAAAAAcctagagagaactagagaacaTAAGGTTGTACAAGAAAGTGTACTTAGGGATATGTTGTAAAGAACATTCTAGATAAGAAAAGTCTAGATTAAACTTGAGTATCCAATGACGTTTatgtaagcctataaataggcatttcATGTATCATTTGTAAGCAAGCAAGAAGATTAAATTCAATAGAAAAGAAAACTCGAAGTTACAAATCCTTGCTTCCACCTTCACTACTAGAGTTCTAGGAGCTCTATACGAGCAACACCACTATGCTCGTATATCTCCACAAATATTACTCAAGTTAAAAATATAAGAATttccaacatggtatcagagttTCAAAATATTTCAATTTCTAACAGCAACATCAAATATCTTTTCCATCGGAAATCATTCAAGTCATgaaattcaattttaattttattttctaatccatcatatttcatgaaatttccaaaagtttCTTTCAATTTCCTCAATCAAACGACCAAAACCCATTCATCTAAAACTCCATATCATCCACTGAAAGACAGTGGTGATTGATCTCGATCCTCCAGATGTAGTTGCGGTGCCTAAAAGACCACCAGGTAGACCAAGAAAGGTAGTACCAACAAGTTGATGAAAGACAAGCTAGTATTAAGTCCACTTCTTACATTCCTGCTGCTTTTTGTTTTGTTAATTGGTCATTGAAATCTCGCTCTTATAAGTACCAAAGAGAAATACAACCGAATAGAATACAATAATATTTGTTCCATGGAGTCATCTCAATTCATGAACTTCTATTTATAGAGTTATCacgagaaaataaaaaaatccaaCGTAAAAACTTGAGAAATTCCAGTTCTTGATTCGAAAATGATAGACAAAATCAGTGCCGAAAATCGGAAATCAACCAAATAAAGTGAACTAAAGCACTCTAGACTTCTGTACTGCTTTCAAAGTCCTTAACATGCAAAGAACACAATTGGTGCTTGAGCCCATTTGGCTTTTCCGTCAGGAATAAAACCCACGGCAACAAGAGCCGCCTAACTATTGCACGTGCAGTATAGCTATTATAGCTGCTTCATTGGACCGACGGGGAAAAGAGCTCGACGATAATGGACGCACCGACAGTGTGTTGATGTGCGCTACTATCTTCTTCTACAGCTAGTTATTTCTGATGAGTCCAACAGTGTGTTGATCAGTTCTCATGCAGCCCACAACCCAGTAACAAATAATCAGACGGAAAAATGATAACTGAGATGCGAAGAATTGTAGCACGAAAACTGAAAAAGTGATACAAAATTTCTATCTTAGAGAAAGAATATCTATTGTAATAGAGAGAAATAAAATCAAATATTATTACTTAGGTATTTTTAGATTAACATTattttcaaaataatttttttaaagtttATGGTTATAAAATATTACAATGGTAAAATCCTTAATTCTTGCCCCAATACATAATCTAATAAATCAAGAGACATTAATGCGTATTAATTAGAAAGTTTTCATTTATgtttataaaatattacaaatGGTAAAATTCTTAATTCTTGCTCTAATAGATAAGCAAATAAAATTTGGAGATATTAATGTACATTAATTAGAAAAGATCTTGTTTTAACTTCAAATATTACAGCACTATAAATTAAAGTGCAGTATGGTACGTAGTTGTGTCCATCAAAATTCGTCTTACCTCAAAAATGGGggagatttttttcatttttcttctatcAATTACTTACGTTACATTACTATTAAACTCCGTTATTGCGGCCTATCCAAAAAAAGGATTTAGTTTGAAGATGATTCATAGAGATTCCAAAGAGTCGCCTTTATATCCAGGTGACCATTTCACAAGAAATGAAAGGCTTCAGAGTCTCGTAAAACAATCCAAAGCTCGAGCACGTTACATCGAGTCACAAATATTACAAGCACGTTACATCGAGTCATAAATACTAGTCCATGACAATGCAACACGCTCCATCAATCCCGATGTTGTACGTTTGCCTGTAGTTTACGAACCAAGTAAGTTTTACGTTGCAATGGTTGGTTTAGGGACATTTCCGGGTAACCGAAAAATATTCAAGAATTAATATTTGATAATTGATTCAGGTAGCTTCAATGTGAAGGTGCCACTAAAGCTTTCTATGAGGATATGCCTCTTTACCCTTGGAATTTGTCAACTACGGATTGTCCCGTTCCTTGTAACACTCATCCTCTTTGCAGAGGAAATAACTGCAATGATGATGGCCAATGCACTTATAAAGCACGCTACGCGAGCCGATCAGTTGCATCTGGTATTATGGCTAAAGAAATATTTACTTTAAGCTCCAGTACTGGTGCATTTGAAACTATTGATTTACGCATGGGTTGTGGTTTTCGCCAACAGAATTTTGAACTCTTATTTGGTaaaaatcatttgcatggaaaacCAGATCTTGTTGCAGGAATACTCGGCTTAGGATTAGGGGAATGGTCTTTTCTAAATCAATTAGGTGTTGCTGGAGAAGGAAAATTTTCCTAATGTTTCGAGACGTTTAACGATAACATTCAGGGGTCAGATACATATTTAAGGTTTGGTGCAGATGCAACAATTGGAGGCGCATCACAAAATGTAAGTACAACTCCTATTGTTGTGCCTGAGTTTCACACGTATCAGTATTACTTATATCTAGAAGAAAAAGTAGGCTTCCGTAGAGGTACTTTTAAGATTAATTCCCGAGGAGAAGGCGGTACTGTCATAGATTCTGATGCTCCAATATCCGTGATGTATAGAGATCATTTTAATAGAGTTGCAGATTTAGTGAAGGCTCGTTTTAGAGTGCTTGGAGTTGAATATATTGGGACCCAAGGAGGTTTTGATGTTTGTTTCCGTCTACGTGGTAGATTTGATATTACTAAATATCCTTCTATGACATTTCATTTTCAACAGGCCGATTATGTCATTACAGATTATAAAGCTAATTTTGTAATGATATCCACTGAAATTGTTTGCTTAGGCCTTTTCCAGATGGATGAAAATAGGCCGGCTTTTATTTTAGGAACAATGCAACAAGCTAATAAATGAATTTTGTATAATGTTATGGATCAGTCACTCTCATTCCCTACAGAGTTATGCCAATTAGGTTCATGAATGGACAATATCATCTAGCTGGGAATTAGTCAATAATAAGTTTACTTCAACTGcaatttaataaattattaatctGATCTTAAAGCCTTTTGTGTTTTTTGTTAAATTATTATCCTTTCAATCCTTCCGGTGGAACGTAAGCATATGTAGCGGAAGTTTAATAAAGTATCATAGGTTTACAACTTTTTGTGACACAGACAGACTGGAAAATCTAGCTTCGCACGTACAATTCCTAGACTAACTTATTGCGTCAGAGTAAAATACCGGGCTGTAAAATGTCGCTGCATACACGCCTTCTATAACCTTATCGAAACAATATTGGCCATAAAATTTCTTTGATAAGGTGTTCTTGGATATAATAAGTATACAACCTTTCAAGGGATAGATTATGGAAAAAAAAttgcaaaaaagaagaaaagattatggaataaaatttacaaaaaagaaaaagattatgggataaaaaagaagaagaagaaaatttaccGAATAAAATACACTAATATCAAAAACTTAAGAAATTCGAAAATGATAGACAAATACAGCTCCGAAAACCGGAACTTAACCAAAAAAGTGAACTAAAGCACTCTAGGTTTCAGTACTGATTTCAAAGACCTAAACATATCTCAAAGATGATCTTTGTAAGATGGATAAGAGTTCGAGCACAGCAGGGATGATGGTCAGTGATTGACGGTGATGAAGAATTTTGATAGCCGTTGCAGTGATCATACTCGAGTCTCGTGGCAGAGTTTGGTCGCAGCTAATGGATTGGCAGTGCTCGGTGATGAGAGTTGATCACTGGTGATGAAGTGGAGCTGTGGTGTTGGGTCTCGATGGATGATGCAGCCATGAAAACCAGTTACGAAGAACTGGAGTTCGAGTTTCTGTGTTGATGTTGAGAACGAGCAGAAACGGGGAAGTAAGGCTTTTGCTAATGATTTACGGAAGAGATAACATAGGCAATGGTCCAAATGGAGCTAGTGGTTCACAGTGATGCTACCATGATGGTGTAATGCTCTGAACGATGGAGTCTGAGGTTAACGTGGTTGATGGCGGTGATGATATATCAGTGGGAGTTGATAGAAAGTCAGGGAAATAGATTTCTCACGTAGAGTCTTGGTATCAGAGGGATTATCATCGGGTTTAGGAAAATTCAGGGAGAAAAATATTTCTCCGAGGAATTATAAGTTGAGTTAAGAAAAGTCAGGGAAACATATTTTTCACGGAGCTGGGAGTTAAGACTTAAGAGTTTTAGCGGAGGGCCGGGTGTAAGCGAGAGTAAACTGCCCGGAGAATAAAATCCAGAAAAAAGAATTCTTCACGGACTGAGAAGTTTCCGAGAGATAATATATTGGTTGTTGGAATTCAGACGCTGGGCTGGACTTGTTCATCCCTGGCATGAACCCATTGAGCTAAGGACGGGAGTTAGTTATGCTGCTGAGTTGCACGCATCTGTGAAGATTCTGGCTAGTTTAGTAGACCGTTTTGACAAGTATCCAAGACCTGAGGTACGGGCACTTCTACATTTTTGGAGACCTGTTTAAGAGAGGATTTCACATCGATAGAAAAGATCTTTCATCACACTTTTTGGGAAGAGAAGAACAAGAGCCCTGGCTTGGCGATTTTGGCGTTTGAACTTAGGATttgctttctttttcttcatattaTTTTTTAAGGATTTTACGAaatccatgagtagataaacacTCCATATTTGTTAAGGATGTAGTCAGATATCGTAAACACGCTACTAAATtaatatattggttttgttatctcaatcaaatcattattatcTTGTCTACTATTTATTATCGTGCATGATTGTATGATTGTTTGTTTAGGTTTAGCGCTACTAAATGACCATGAATGCATATCTATAGCTAGAGTAGGGTTTTGAGATACGTAATTGTTGATGAACCTTGTCATAAGTAGCATATTGTGATTACCAATTGTATTCAAAACTTTTGTGTATTGCAAGTAGAAGCTTGACCAATGTTAAATAGTTTACTCATAGTATTTCTATTGCATGGATTAGTCTAATTC
This genomic stretch from Papaver somniferum cultivar HN1 chromosome 5, ASM357369v1, whole genome shotgun sequence harbors:
- the LOC113280052 gene encoding aspartic proteinase nepenthesin-1-like — encoded protein: MPLYPWNLSTTDCPVPCNTHPLCRGNNCNDDGQCTYKARYASRSVASGIMAKEIFTLSSSTGAFETIDLRMGCGFRQQNFELLFGKNHLHGKPDLVAGILGLGLGEWFGADATIGGASQNVSTTPIVVPEFHTYQYYLYLEEKVGFRRGTFKINSRGEGGTVIDSDAPISVMYRDHFNRVADLVKARFRVLGVEYIGTQGGFDVCFRLRGRFDITKYPSMTFHFQQADYVITDYKANFVMISTEIVCLGLFQMDENRPAFILGTMQQANK